Proteins encoded by one window of Thalassoroseus pseudoceratinae:
- a CDS encoding prenyltransferase/squalene oxidase repeat-containing protein translates to MHPVRKIALLTTLALWTSVATAADSANLSEARQEAVDKGVEFLKVTQNEEGYWTTDKSPGITALCLNALVQSGVPESDETVQNAIKYLQKHIQKDGGIYHPKSNHRNYETAISMLALSNTDAKKYDDVIKDGAKFLRGLQWDEGEGIESSDTFYGGAGYGGHSRPDLSNTQYLLEALKASGAGPDDPAIKKALIFVSRTQNLETEHNTTQFASKVEDGGFYYTPAAGGTSQAGETENGGLRSYGSMTYAGLKSMIYAGLTQKDPRVKAAFSWIQKNYTLNENPGLGQQGRYYYYHTFAKTLSTLGQPKLEDADGKTHDWKADLTTMLVELQKENGSWVNTAPRWYEGDPNLATAYALMSLSFCDEE, encoded by the coding sequence ATGCACCCAGTTCGGAAAATTGCACTACTCACGACATTGGCATTGTGGACTTCAGTCGCCACCGCCGCAGACTCCGCGAACTTGTCGGAGGCTCGGCAAGAGGCAGTCGACAAAGGTGTCGAGTTTCTGAAAGTCACGCAGAACGAAGAAGGCTACTGGACAACCGACAAATCCCCCGGCATCACCGCGCTCTGTCTGAACGCATTGGTCCAAAGTGGCGTTCCGGAGAGTGATGAGACGGTTCAGAACGCGATCAAGTATCTGCAAAAGCACATTCAAAAAGACGGCGGGATTTATCATCCCAAGAGCAATCATCGGAATTACGAGACAGCAATCTCAATGCTGGCACTCAGCAATACTGACGCCAAGAAATACGACGATGTCATCAAAGACGGTGCGAAGTTTCTGCGTGGTTTGCAGTGGGACGAAGGCGAAGGAATCGAAAGTTCCGACACCTTCTACGGTGGGGCCGGTTATGGTGGGCACTCGCGTCCCGACCTGTCCAACACTCAGTACTTGTTAGAAGCGTTGAAAGCCTCCGGTGCGGGACCCGACGACCCAGCAATCAAGAAAGCGTTGATCTTTGTTTCTCGCACACAGAACCTGGAAACCGAACACAACACAACCCAATTTGCCTCGAAGGTTGAAGACGGTGGTTTCTATTACACCCCGGCAGCCGGGGGAACGTCACAAGCCGGCGAAACGGAAAACGGTGGTCTGCGGTCTTACGGTTCCATGACCTACGCCGGTCTCAAGAGCATGATCTATGCCGGGCTCACGCAAAAAGATCCGCGTGTAAAAGCGGCATTCTCGTGGATTCAAAAAAACTACACCTTGAACGAAAATCCCGGACTCGGTCAGCAAGGGCGGTACTACTATTACCACACGTTCGCAAAAACTCTTTCCACATTGGGACAACCAAAACTTGAGGACGCCGATGGGAAAACCCACGATTGGAAAGCCGACTTGACGACCATGCTCGTCGAACTGCAAAAAGAGAATGGTAGTTGGGTCAACACGGCACCCCGTTGGTATGAAGGCGATCCGAACCTCGCCACAGCCTACGCGTTGATGTCACTGAGCTTCTGCGACGAAGAGTAA
- a CDS encoding HEAT repeat domain-containing protein: protein MIAQNRFRRAGWLWMTVCVLASRALLAQNAATTSADVQAIVEQLNDSNPINRYAAARSLFQLGAEAKSAVPSLIKHLDDSDEPTRAACVEALAEIGPIQKEIVPALVTKLDDKSAFVRHTAAVSLGRFGAAAKPAVPELIRVFERSDAERQAVIARTFGQIGPAAADSEDVLTKAMNAKTPDVQLAAALGLAQVKPDAKAAVEKLASLLSHSETVIRSSAADALAELGPSAEPAAKALAEATRDESPRVRRQSVRALGRIGASAADQLESLIASVQDDDEYVRQVAVLSVARVAPKSRDTADALAEALKDENSQVRENAAIAFRSLDGTVSSHVPALVAALATSDTDVVAAISETLTKAPQESLSELAKAAVAESSELRRGTAIALGRLINHKADLAERALPVLLSLLNDEEWQVRRAAARGLGAAGRSAATALPELTAAMRERNKFVRRAAAAAIQSISEDEAND from the coding sequence ATGATTGCTCAAAACCGCTTTCGGCGAGCTGGTTGGTTGTGGATGACCGTGTGTGTTTTGGCTTCACGGGCTCTTTTGGCACAGAACGCTGCGACCACGTCAGCGGATGTCCAGGCCATTGTCGAGCAACTCAACGATTCCAACCCCATCAATCGTTACGCGGCGGCACGGTCTCTGTTCCAACTCGGTGCCGAAGCGAAATCTGCGGTCCCCAGTTTGATCAAGCATTTGGACGATTCTGATGAACCGACTCGGGCTGCATGTGTGGAGGCTCTTGCGGAGATCGGGCCCATCCAAAAAGAAATTGTTCCCGCGTTGGTCACGAAACTCGACGACAAAAGTGCGTTCGTTCGGCATACCGCTGCGGTTTCGCTCGGTCGGTTTGGTGCGGCTGCGAAGCCCGCTGTCCCGGAATTGATTCGAGTCTTCGAGCGATCCGACGCAGAACGGCAGGCGGTGATTGCTCGGACTTTCGGCCAGATCGGACCGGCGGCCGCGGACTCGGAAGACGTTCTCACAAAGGCAATGAATGCGAAAACACCGGACGTCCAACTGGCCGCAGCGCTCGGGTTAGCCCAAGTAAAGCCCGATGCCAAGGCGGCTGTCGAGAAGCTTGCTTCGTTGCTGTCACACTCGGAGACGGTGATTCGTTCATCCGCAGCGGATGCGTTGGCCGAATTGGGGCCATCTGCCGAACCCGCCGCCAAAGCATTGGCGGAAGCCACTCGTGATGAGAGCCCCCGTGTCCGTCGACAATCCGTTCGCGCACTTGGTCGAATCGGAGCATCGGCAGCCGATCAACTGGAGAGTTTGATTGCAAGCGTCCAAGACGATGACGAATATGTTCGCCAAGTGGCCGTGCTTTCGGTCGCGCGAGTGGCACCGAAGTCGCGGGACACGGCGGACGCATTGGCAGAAGCATTGAAGGACGAGAATTCCCAAGTTCGTGAGAACGCCGCGATCGCGTTTCGGTCGCTCGATGGAACCGTTTCGTCTCACGTTCCAGCTCTCGTGGCGGCATTGGCAACTTCGGACACCGATGTCGTGGCTGCAATCTCCGAAACCCTCACGAAAGCCCCACAGGAATCGCTGTCGGAACTCGCGAAAGCCGCCGTGGCGGAATCGAGCGAACTTCGTCGAGGAACTGCCATCGCGCTGGGCCGTTTGATCAATCACAAAGCGGATCTTGCCGAACGTGCGTTGCCGGTGTTACTCAGTTTGCTAAACGATGAGGAATGGCAAGTTCGCCGGGCGGCGGCCCGTGGTTTGGGAGCCGCGGGTAGATCGGCAGCAACTGCACTGCCGGAACTGACCGCAGCCATGCGTGAACGCAACAAGTTCGTTCGTCGCGCTGCGGCGGCCGCTATTCAGTCGATTTCGGAAGATGAAGCCAACGATTGA
- a CDS encoding NCS2 family permease, with protein sequence MTNHRYPLFVKGDLDGFFGLFIDNLVQLLLIVALCNICGIPADSPLLLEAIFPGVAVSLLLGNVFYAWQARRLAKRTNQNDITALPYGINTPSLLVYVYFVMLPAFGKASEAGLEDPARFAWQMGLIACLGSGVIEFGGAFIAGYIRRRTPRAALLSTLAGIAIGFISMKFTLDMFQRPLVSMLALAVVLLTYFSRVGFPLSLPGGFVAVLLGAGVGWFAPFVLPESLTGPAMSWSGFTKSTETAGFYLPQFAGDAIWEVLSDSEVWLGYLSVIVPMGLFNLVGSLQNIESAAASGDEFDTRSSLAANGVGTIAAAFFGSCFPTTIYIGHPGWKGMGARAGYSTLNGLVVTIICLTGTVTAISNLIPLEAGIGILLWIGVIITSQSFQETPREHAPAVAIGLFPAIAAWGATIAQGAFIAVALAGEGGISLEQFLANDPQGLLNGFLAHGLLVMERGYIFTGMILAAISANLIDKKFFTAAVWSLVACLFTVLGLMHAYQISGNSLDFLFIFQPTPDAGRVYRAFGVAIGWGLFAVLFFAYGWWFTREANDPAKVNAETLATVD encoded by the coding sequence ATGACCAACCACCGATATCCGCTCTTCGTTAAAGGCGATTTGGACGGTTTTTTTGGCCTGTTTATCGACAACCTTGTTCAACTGCTCCTGATTGTCGCACTCTGTAACATTTGCGGCATTCCGGCCGACTCGCCGTTGCTGCTCGAAGCAATTTTTCCCGGTGTGGCAGTCAGTTTGCTGTTGGGGAATGTCTTCTACGCGTGGCAAGCTCGACGTTTGGCCAAACGCACAAACCAAAACGACATCACCGCCTTGCCCTATGGCATCAACACGCCGTCGCTGTTGGTTTACGTTTACTTTGTCATGTTGCCGGCGTTTGGCAAAGCGTCGGAAGCGGGGCTAGAAGATCCGGCTCGATTCGCGTGGCAGATGGGTTTGATCGCCTGCCTAGGGAGCGGTGTGATTGAATTCGGCGGTGCATTTATTGCCGGATATATTCGACGACGCACACCCAGAGCGGCATTGCTCTCGACGCTCGCGGGAATCGCGATCGGCTTTATCTCGATGAAGTTCACGTTGGACATGTTCCAACGGCCGTTGGTTTCCATGCTCGCATTAGCAGTCGTCTTGTTGACTTACTTCTCGCGAGTCGGCTTTCCACTGAGTCTGCCGGGCGGATTTGTCGCGGTCTTACTGGGAGCCGGCGTCGGTTGGTTCGCTCCATTTGTCTTGCCAGAATCGCTGACTGGTCCCGCAATGAGTTGGAGCGGATTCACCAAATCGACGGAAACCGCGGGGTTTTATCTGCCGCAATTTGCCGGAGATGCAATCTGGGAAGTTCTGAGTGATTCGGAAGTTTGGCTGGGGTATCTCTCGGTGATTGTGCCGATGGGGCTGTTCAATCTGGTCGGAAGTTTGCAGAACATCGAGTCGGCGGCGGCTTCTGGGGATGAGTTCGACACCCGCAGTTCATTGGCCGCTAACGGTGTGGGCACGATCGCTGCGGCATTCTTTGGAAGTTGCTTTCCGACGACGATTTACATCGGGCACCCCGGATGGAAAGGAATGGGCGCACGGGCTGGGTACTCCACATTGAACGGACTGGTCGTCACGATCATTTGCCTCACCGGCACCGTGACGGCCATCAGCAATCTCATTCCGCTCGAAGCCGGGATCGGGATTTTATTGTGGATTGGCGTGATCATCACATCTCAGAGTTTTCAGGAAACACCCCGAGAGCACGCACCAGCGGTGGCGATTGGCTTGTTCCCTGCGATCGCAGCGTGGGGAGCCACGATTGCCCAGGGAGCGTTTATCGCTGTGGCATTGGCTGGGGAAGGCGGAATCTCGTTGGAGCAATTCTTGGCGAATGATCCGCAAGGTTTGCTCAACGGATTCTTGGCCCATGGATTGCTTGTGATGGAACGGGGTTACATCTTTACCGGCATGATTCTCGCTGCCATTTCTGCCAACTTGATCGACAAAAAATTCTTCACCGCTGCGGTTTGGTCGCTCGTGGCGTGTTTGTTCACGGTTCTTGGGCTCATGCACGCCTACCAGATTTCCGGCAACAGCTTAGATTTCCTGTTCATTTTCCAACCGACCCCGGACGCTGGCCGCGTATATCGGGCATTCGGTGTCGCCATTGGCTGGGGATTGTTCGCGGTCTTGTTCTTCGCATATGGATGGTGGTTCACGAGAGAAGCGAATGATCCCGCGAAGGTCAATGCTGAGACGCTTGCAACGGTCGATTGA
- a CDS encoding sigma factor-like helix-turn-helix DNA-binding protein, protein MKPAHSGFSRIERLILILRHYEELTFEEIAKLLSHPRTEIESVHTNILRQQFRLCS, encoded by the coding sequence ATGAAACCAGCACACAGCGGATTCTCCCGTATCGAACGCTTGATTCTGATTCTTCGCCACTACGAAGAACTTACGTTCGAGGAGATCGCCAAGCTTCTTTCGCATCCACGAACCGAAATCGAATCGGTCCACACGAACATTCTCCGGCAACAATTTCGGCTGTGCTCGTAA
- a CDS encoding DUF4974 domain-containing protein, translating into MKLLRLLIMVSVFSFLTSSLGTAAEKDAPAPMFGVRDSTKTEQKIRTKLREIFPGPVVFQDNNVRELLQYLADVSDIKIYPESLDEFENDIDGTRITLEMGEGRLEDVLRILCKTVSVDFIVEDSFLKIVPEQVAATRFETVVYDLKAFADLGYPIDDMSSVLRKTVAPGSWALHGSTDMPGQRANFVANHRSPTQAATKSRELQLSKGAIEPVPGGVIVYQSKPIHREIEQTLQQLWKLAKRRQDAKATEAAPVTARDPKQDS; encoded by the coding sequence ATGAAATTGCTGCGATTGCTGATCATGGTGTCCGTGTTTTCGTTCCTCACATCGTCACTGGGGACGGCAGCCGAGAAGGACGCGCCTGCACCCATGTTTGGTGTGCGAGACAGTACAAAAACGGAGCAGAAGATCCGAACCAAACTCCGTGAAATTTTTCCGGGCCCAGTAGTTTTTCAGGACAATAACGTCCGTGAATTGTTGCAATATCTCGCGGATGTCTCTGACATCAAGATCTATCCGGAATCGCTCGATGAGTTCGAAAATGACATTGACGGAACGCGGATCACGTTGGAGATGGGTGAAGGCAGGCTGGAAGATGTTCTTCGAATACTTTGCAAAACAGTCTCGGTTGATTTCATCGTCGAAGACAGCTTCCTAAAAATTGTTCCAGAGCAGGTCGCGGCAACTCGATTCGAAACCGTTGTTTATGATCTCAAGGCATTTGCCGACTTGGGGTATCCGATTGACGATATGTCATCAGTCCTGCGAAAAACTGTCGCTCCCGGCTCTTGGGCACTCCATGGTTCGACAGACATGCCGGGCCAGCGGGCCAATTTCGTGGCGAATCACCGATCACCGACGCAAGCTGCGACCAAGTCCCGTGAACTTCAGTTGAGCAAAGGGGCGATCGAGCCCGTTCCTGGCGGGGTTATCGTCTACCAATCAAAACCGATTCACCGCGAGATCGAGCAGACACTTCAGCAGCTATGGAAGTTGGCGAAACGGCGACAGGATGCAAAAGCGACGGAAGCTGCCCCGGTGACCGCTCGTGATCCGAAGCAAGATTCCTAA
- a CDS encoding iron-containing alcohol dehydrogenase: MPADSTAAVNSTGHARNSRPIPASDRISNSLTSELESFDFDPRTRVVFGSGTLNRLGEFTKSLGDRVLVVTDAGLRDAGHVERAKKCLDDAGLAVTFFDEVHPNPTTKDVAAALDVAKQAEINVIVGLGGGSSMDCAKGVNFLLTNGGKMEDYWGVGKATKPMLPMVAVPTTAGTGSEAQSFALIAQAESHMKMACGDKKAACRVAVLDPELTLSMPVKITAATGVDAISHAVETYVTKPRNGVSSLFSRKSWRLLSTGFPRVLHDGQDLEARGAMLLGAHFAGAAIENSMLGATHALANPLTAHYDLAHGVAIGVMLPHVVRFNGVVVGNLYADLAKDAGLDNRNPAESLADFLTEIIASSGQPTDLKACGVSADLIPVMAREAAQQWTGNFNPRPVDATNLEELYRCALAPT; the protein is encoded by the coding sequence ATGCCTGCAGATTCAACCGCAGCCGTCAATTCGACCGGACACGCCAGGAATTCCCGTCCGATTCCTGCTTCGGATCGAATCTCGAATTCCCTGACTTCCGAGTTAGAGAGTTTTGATTTCGACCCACGCACACGGGTCGTCTTCGGTTCCGGCACGCTGAACCGGCTGGGGGAGTTCACAAAGTCACTGGGTGATCGGGTGTTGGTCGTCACCGATGCAGGGTTACGGGACGCGGGACACGTCGAACGGGCCAAGAAGTGTCTTGATGACGCTGGCCTCGCGGTGACATTCTTTGATGAGGTTCATCCAAACCCGACCACCAAAGACGTGGCGGCGGCATTGGATGTCGCTAAACAGGCTGAGATCAATGTGATTGTCGGGCTCGGTGGCGGCAGCAGTATGGACTGTGCCAAAGGCGTGAACTTTCTGCTGACCAACGGCGGGAAGATGGAGGATTACTGGGGCGTCGGTAAGGCGACGAAACCCATGCTGCCCATGGTTGCCGTTCCCACGACCGCCGGGACCGGTAGCGAGGCTCAATCGTTCGCTTTGATCGCGCAAGCGGAATCCCACATGAAAATGGCGTGTGGCGATAAAAAAGCCGCCTGTCGAGTGGCAGTTCTCGATCCGGAACTCACGCTCAGTATGCCGGTCAAAATCACAGCAGCTACCGGTGTCGATGCCATCAGTCATGCCGTCGAGACCTACGTGACGAAGCCTCGCAATGGTGTCTCTAGCCTCTTTAGCCGAAAGTCGTGGCGGTTGCTTTCGACCGGATTTCCCCGAGTTCTCCACGATGGCCAGGATCTCGAAGCCCGTGGTGCGATGTTACTCGGAGCCCACTTCGCAGGAGCGGCGATCGAGAATTCCATGCTCGGTGCAACCCACGCTCTCGCGAACCCGTTGACGGCTCATTACGACTTGGCCCACGGTGTTGCCATCGGTGTAATGCTACCGCATGTCGTGCGGTTCAACGGGGTCGTTGTCGGAAACTTGTACGCGGACCTGGCGAAGGACGCCGGGCTGGACAACCGCAATCCCGCCGAATCACTCGCTGATTTTTTGACCGAAATTATCGCCTCATCCGGGCAACCGACAGACCTCAAAGCCTGTGGAGTGTCCGCCGATTTGATTCCAGTCATGGCCCGTGAAGCGGCTCAACAGTGGACGGGCAACTTCAATCCGCGTCCTGTCGATGCCACCAACCTCGAGGAGCTTTACCGATGCGCACTCGCACCCACTTGA